TCAGTGGAACACCCGCAAAGCCTCGGTGGAAACCGCCATCCAGGCCAAACTCGACGCCATCACCAGCAAAGGCACGGTTCCGGGTGTGGTGGTCAAGGTCACCATGCCGGACGGCACCAACAAAATGTTCTCCAGTGGTTATGCGAATGTCGAATCCAAAACCGCCATGACCACGGCCAATTATTTTCGCCTTGGCAGCATCACCAAAACCTTCACCGACATGACCGTGTTGCAGATGATGAGCGCCAAAGGATACGACATCAGCACCACCACCCTGGGTGATCTGTTCGGTGGTATCGGCGCCGCCTACGACGCGGCCACGTTCAAAGCCGCCGTGGATCCCAATGGCAAACTCACCACCGCCAAACTAGCGGCGCTCAAAGAGGTCACGGTCTACAAACTGCTCGCCCACCTCAGCGGCCTGCAACAGACCTCCTCCCAGAAAATGACCGACCAGTGGGGCAACTACGACTACACCTCCTGGGGTCTGATGGGCTATCTGAACAGCAGCCTCACCGGTGCCAACTCGGCCACCGTACCCAACAGCCGCACCACCCCCTTCACCGCCCAGGAACTGCTGGACATCAGCTATGGTATCGGCCTGGAAGAAACGGCTGGCTGGCACTATTCCAACGCCAACTATATCATGCTGGGCAAGATCATCGAAAAACTCTCCACCACCAGCAGCCCCTGGTACACCGAAGTCAAAAACCGCTTCGGCGCCGGCACCACCCTCAACCTGAGCGTCGACTACTACGCCGACGCCCCGGTTCCCCCGGTGGTTCCCCCGCTGCCGGGTGGCAACGACAAGGGCGCCGTCGGCTACATCGACTGGTACAACAACTTCAGCGGAGCCTGTTATCTCACCCCCCAATGCATCAAGGACACCAAATATCCGGTGGTCATCCATCCCAGCTTCTATGGCGCCGCAGGCGGCCTCACCGGCAATGTGAGCGATCTGTACGCCTGGGCCGGAGAACTGGGCAAGAAATACGAAGATCCCACCCATCCCATCGGCATCAATGCCTACTATTTCGAGGTGATCCCGAACGTCCTCCACATGGGACCGGGCATGTTCAAGAACGTGGATCGCAAACTGGTGGGTCATCCCGGTCAGGTGCAAGGGTATGACTGTTATGTGGGTTATCGTTACAATGTCAAGGAACCCATCGCCGCCTGCGCCAACACCACCATCAGCAACAGCGGCAAAATCCAGGTATTGGCTTTGAACGATATCATGGACCTGCTGGACGGAAAAACCGAAATCAAATAATTTCGCCGCTCCAAACCCGACCCCCGGCGCAAGCCGGGGGTTTTTTATGAAGTTTGACACATCTTGACACATTTGGATACAAAAGGATTAATCCAATCGGTCACAATGCAAATCCCAATCATGGGGACGATGATCCTGGTACCCTGGGGCATTCCACTTTACATCCTCCGCCGATTCGTCCATACTCGCCAAAAATGGCTGAAACGATGCTCAAGACCGTTCCAATCATCCCGGCTTCCATGGAAGAGTCGCATTCATGACCTACACTGTTCTGGGCATCTCCGCCCATTATCACAACTCTGCCGTCTGTCTGTTGCAAGACGGCCATCTGGTTGCCGCAGCCGAAGAAGAACGTTTTTCCCGCATCAAACATGACCCCTCCATGCCCAAGGCCGCCACCCGGTTTTGTTTGCGTCAGGCGGGCCTGACCATGGCCGACATCGATTGCGTGGCCTACTACGAACTGCCGGTCAAGAAACTGGGTCGTCAAATCTGGATGGGGCTGCCTGGTTTCACCCGCCGCCCGGACGAAATCCAACGCATGGATCCAAAACGTCCGGAACGGGAAATCCGTACCATTCTCGGCTTCGACGGCCCCATCGAATGGGTGGAACATCATCTGGCCCACGCGGCCAGCGCCTTTCATTTTTCCGGATTCCCGGAAGCGGCGGTCCTGACCGTGGACGGGGTGGGAGAGTGGACCACCACCAGTTACGGCGTCGGCAACGGTCAACAGTTGGAACTGTTTGAAGAGGTCGCCTTTCCCGACTCCATCGGATTGCTCTACAGCACCTTGACCAGTTATCTCGGTTTCCGGGTCAACGGCGGCGAGTACAAGGTGATGGGACTGGCCCCCTATGGCCAACCCCGCTTCGCCGACACCATCCGCGCCATGATCCAACCCGGCGAAAAGGGACAATACCGGCTGGATCTGCGCTATTTCGATTTTCTCAGAAACGAACGCATGTACTCCGACGCCCTGATCGAAGCCTTGGGAGCCCCTCCCCGGGAACCGGAATCGGACATGCTGCCATTTCACATGGATGTGGCCAAAAGCCTGCAAGTGGTGTTGGGAGAGATCATGCTGGCCAAGGCCCGTTATCTCCACCAACGGGTGCCTTCCGACAATCTGTGTCTGGCGGGCGGGGTGGCCCTGAACTGTGTGGCCAACGGATACGTGCATGCCAACGGTCCGTTCCGCAATCTGTTCGTGCAACCGGCCTCCAACGACGCCGGCGGCGCCCTGGGCGCGGCGGCCATGGCCCACATCCGCCGCCAAGAACAACCCTTGCCCAAAAAACGGCTGACCAACGTCTTTTTAGGTCCGGGTTACCCCTCAAGCGAAATCGTCCGTATGTTGGACTCCACCCCGGTGCGCTACGAAGACTATCGCGAACGCCCGGCGGAACTGTTCGACCGGGTGGCGGCAGCCATGGAGGCGGGCCAAGTGGTGGGCTGGTTCCAGGGACGTCTGGAGTTCGGACCCCGGGCCCTGGGCGGACGGTCGATTCTGGCGGACCCCCGCAATCCGATCATGCGGGACCACATCAACGCCCTGGTCAAAAAAAGAGAAGCCTTCCGCCCCTTCGCCCCTTCGGTGCTGGAAGAAAACATGGGAGACCATTTCCGGTTGCAAGCCCCCTCTCCGTTCATGCTGGAGACCTGCCCGGTCCATTCGGGACTCGATCTGCCCGCCATCACCCATGTGGACGGCTCGGCACGGGTGCAGACCGTCAACGCTTCGGAAAATCCCCGCTATCACGCCTTGTTGCAGGCCTTCCACCGCCGCACCGGCTGTCCTTTGGTGTTGAACACCTCCTTCAACATGCGCAGCGAACCCATTGTCTGCTCCCCCCGCGACGCCCTCTCCTGTTTTGTGCGCGCCGGGATCGATCTGCTGGTCCTGGAAGATTTCGTCATCGAAAAAGACGCCATTCCCCCGTTCTGGAAGCAGGCGCTGGAGATCATCGAAGGCAACCAGTCATCCGGCATCACCCATCGGGTGTACACCTTCTTTTAGTGGACATGCCCCATCATGAGCCTGACACCACCCGACCTCACCAAAATCCTGGCCAATCAAATCGCCGACCGTCTGGCCGCAGTGGACGATCTGCCTCGTCTGCTGGAGTCCATGCGCCAGTTGGGGATGTTCAGCGGTCAGATGGATCTGTCCACGCATCAGGCCCAGCCCCTGCCCACCCCTGCCATCGGTGAGGCCACCACCCGCATCGGCATCTGGGAACCGGTGACGGAACAGGGCCAAACCCGCTACGAACGGATCGAAACCGATCCCTTCAACGCCTCCCGCTGGTCCGCCGCCGAACACATCCCTCCGAAAAGCGCCAAAAAACGCATCGTCTATCTGGGAGAGTCGGTGGCCCGTGGATTTTTCTTCGATCCCCATTTCAATCCCGTCCAGGTGATGGAAAGCCTGCTGGCCACCCAACCCGGCGACACAGGCTACGAAATCATCGATCTGGCCTGCAATGGCCAGTTCATGCCCGGACTGTTGAAACTCGCCCACGAGGCGGTGGCCCTGCAACCCGATCTGATGATCCTGTTCGCCGGCAACAACTGGCTGGAACCCAATACCTTGTGGCGTGAACTGGCGCCGACGATGGCCCGGACGCTGCGGGAAGGGGCGGGATTGGCCGGCATCAACCGGGTGATCCAGAATTGGCTCCAGCAACGGGCCGCAGCCTATGTGCAGCAACTATCCACCCTGGCCCGGGCCCGGCAACTGCCAATTCTGGTGGTGATTCCGGAATTCAACTTGGCAGATTTCGCCTCGGACACCATCATCGGCACCCCGAAGGCAACCCGCGATGGGCAGGGCGTGGACCCGGCCCGCTGGCAATACCTGCTGGAGCAGACCCGGACGGTCATCGACCAAGGCGAATGGGACGAAGGGGCGACCCTGGCCCAACAACTCATCGAATACGACCAGGGCACCACCTCGGTGGCCTACGCCCTGCTGGCCCGTTGTCTTCAGGAGCAAGGACACATCCCAAAGGCCCGGGAGGCACTGGAACAGGCCCGTGACGCCATGTTGTGGTGCTGGCCCCTGTTGACGCCCCGTTGTCCCGCCGTGGTACGCTCCACCATCCTCCAAGAGATCGATCGGGTTGGAACGCCCTGGTTGAGCGGCATCGACCTGCCCAGCCGGTTCGCGACGTGGCTGGAGGGAGCCATTCCCGGACGACGCAGCTTCTTCGATTATTGCCATCTCACCGCCGAAGGGACCGCCATGGTGGCCTCGGCTCTGGTAGTGGCCATCCGGGAACGGCTGGAAGGGGCGCAGACCGATTGGCACGCCCTGATGACCCGCGCCCCGGCTCCGAATCAAGGAATCATCCGCCGTGCGCATCTGTTCGCGGCCATGCACAACGCCTCCTGGGGTCAATCCCGGGAACTGGTGCGCCATCACGCCGAGCAGGCCTCAGGACAGGATGGACCGGTGACCTTGGCCACCTTCATGGCCGATCTGGCCTGTCGGCGGCTGCCCGGGGCCTTGTGCGACCTGTTTCCCGAGGTGTTGCAGGCCGACGATCTGTTCGCCACCTTCCGACTGGCGGACATGGGTCCGCGACGCCACGATCTTTTGGCCGAAGAGTTGACCCGCGCCTTCCAAAAAACCGATCCCCAACTGCCCGACCGGATCCAACAGCGTCTGTTGCAGGCACACGCCCTGGACGCATCCCCCATCGATCTGCTCGATCCGTATTATCACATCACCACCTGGTGCCAGCCCGAAGGGGATTGGTGGAAACAGTCGCTCCACTTCAAGGCCTATGACCGGGTGAGCCGCTTTCTGCTGGTGATCGCCGATCCGTCCCGGAATATACGTCTCACCATCACTCACCGGATTCCGCCAGCCTCCCATCCGGATGGCGCGTTGGCGGTGCAGATCAACCAAACCCGACTCCCCGCCCTGCCGCTCCACACCGCCTGGACCACGACTACCCTCTCCATTCCGGCCCAACTTCTGGTGGCGGGCAAAAACGAAATCACCCTCCACTGGCCGGTGATTCAACCCGTTTCCACCCCTGTCAGCCCCATGGCCGACCGGATCGACGCAGGGGAACTGCCGCTCTTCTTGCAACACTGGGGCGAGATCAATACCTTGCTGGCGGAACTGGCCCCCTGATCCGGGCCTGTTCCTTACGTTTTTTCGATCCGGGCCTGTTCTGGCGTTTCTTGTTTACCCGATCACTGTAAATGATTTTATTTTCCATACAGAATCGGGTATCATCACGAACATTCCTGGATGCAGAATTATAAAAATAGACTCGTTTGCCTATTTTTTAATCAATTCATGGTGCGCCAATAAACCACGCCAACCAAGCCAGCCCGGACAAGAACCCGAAATTTCATTCTGATCCTTCTTGCGGAGAGACAATCACGACATGAATGAATGGCGCGAGCAACTGAAACACCATGTCAACACCCTTGAGAAACTTGAGAAATTCATTCATGTCTCCCCGCAGGAACGGGAGGCGATCCTGGCCCACAAAAACACCCGCTGGGGCACCACTCCCTATTTCGCCGCCCTGATGGACAAAGATGACCCGGAATGCCCAATCCGCAAACAGGTCATCCCCTCGATGCTCGAACTGCAAAACGAGTTTGGCATGGAAGGGTATCTGGTCTGGAAGGAAAACCGCGACACCCAGGAAAAACGTCCCGACTCCATTGCCCGTCAATACCGGGACCGGGTGGCCTTCACCGTCACCCAGACCTGCGGCATCTACTGCCGCCACTGCTTCCGCCGCGAGATGACCATCGACAAGGTGCTCAAACTGCGCCTCGATGTGGATGAAGGGCTGCAATGGCTGTCCGAACACCCGGAAGTGCGGGATGTCTTGATCACCGGCGGGGATCCCCTGCTGCTGTCGGACGACGAAATCGAATACCTGATCCGCCGCATCCGGGAGATTCCCCACATCCAGATGATCCGTTTCGGTACCCGTCTGCCCATCGTGCTGCCCCAACGCATCACCCCATCCCTCACCAAACGGCTGGCGGGATACCACAAGGTGCCGATCTGGATCAACACCCAGTGCAACCACCCCAAGGAACTCACCGAACTCACCGCCCGGGCGGTCTACGATCTGGCCACCTGCGGCATCAATGTGGGCAATCAGGCGGTGCTGCTCAAGGGGATCAACGAC
Above is a genomic segment from Magnetococcales bacterium containing:
- a CDS encoding serine hydrolase produces the protein MKKFLFNEKFSALAAVGLSMFSMACGGGGGADGSNTNLAVGPTSLTGVFSDAPVDGLTYVSSPSNLSGTTKNGGQFSYLPTDTSVTFTANGMGLGSATPGDFVTPLDIVTDPMEINTAKAAGQQNKVTKILRLLQTLDTDQNPSNGITLSNNGSLAAQTLDTIDITTLTNPVSEANAAKHFLDELDKKGKSGKAFHFTRLANKMGLTINGTPANTLLTNQWNTRKASVETAIQAKLDAITSKGTVPGVVVKVTMPDGTNKMFSSGYANVESKTAMTTANYFRLGSITKTFTDMTVLQMMSAKGYDISTTTLGDLFGGIGAAYDAATFKAAVDPNGKLTTAKLAALKEVTVYKLLAHLSGLQQTSSQKMTDQWGNYDYTSWGLMGYLNSSLTGANSATVPNSRTTPFTAQELLDISYGIGLEETAGWHYSNANYIMLGKIIEKLSTTSSPWYTEVKNRFGAGTTLNLSVDYYADAPVPPVVPPLPGGNDKGAVGYIDWYNNFSGACYLTPQCIKDTKYPVVIHPSFYGAAGGLTGNVSDLYAWAGELGKKYEDPTHPIGINAYYFEVIPNVLHMGPGMFKNVDRKLVGHPGQVQGYDCYVGYRYNVKEPIAACANTTISNSGKIQVLALNDIMDLLDGKTEIK
- a CDS encoding carbamoyltransferase: MTYTVLGISAHYHNSAVCLLQDGHLVAAAEEERFSRIKHDPSMPKAATRFCLRQAGLTMADIDCVAYYELPVKKLGRQIWMGLPGFTRRPDEIQRMDPKRPEREIRTILGFDGPIEWVEHHLAHAASAFHFSGFPEAAVLTVDGVGEWTTTSYGVGNGQQLELFEEVAFPDSIGLLYSTLTSYLGFRVNGGEYKVMGLAPYGQPRFADTIRAMIQPGEKGQYRLDLRYFDFLRNERMYSDALIEALGAPPREPESDMLPFHMDVAKSLQVVLGEIMLAKARYLHQRVPSDNLCLAGGVALNCVANGYVHANGPFRNLFVQPASNDAGGALGAAAMAHIRRQEQPLPKKRLTNVFLGPGYPSSEIVRMLDSTPVRYEDYRERPAELFDRVAAAMEAGQVVGWFQGRLEFGPRALGGRSILADPRNPIMRDHINALVKKREAFRPFAPSVLEENMGDHFRLQAPSPFMLETCPVHSGLDLPAITHVDGSARVQTVNASENPRYHALLQAFHRRTGCPLVLNTSFNMRSEPIVCSPRDALSCFVRAGIDLLVLEDFVIEKDAIPPFWKQALEIIEGNQSSGITHRVYTFF
- a CDS encoding KamA family radical SAM protein, which encodes MNEWREQLKHHVNTLEKLEKFIHVSPQEREAILAHKNTRWGTTPYFAALMDKDDPECPIRKQVIPSMLELQNEFGMEGYLVWKENRDTQEKRPDSIARQYRDRVAFTVTQTCGIYCRHCFRREMTIDKVLKLRLDVDEGLQWLSEHPEVRDVLITGGDPLLLSDDEIEYLIRRIREIPHIQMIRFGTRLPIVLPQRITPSLTKRLAGYHKVPIWINTQCNHPKELTELTARAVYDLATCGINVGNQAVLLKGINDTVEVFRELHQKLLSIRIRPYYVFYCEAAPGIDHFRTPLEKGAELIRDALRGHTTGLAQPLYVVATNIGKIPIVASDSIVDKNDQRYLLRNHDGRFTELPVIS